The following is a genomic window from Spirosoma foliorum.
GGCCGACATTAACTATGGCGGAAATATCCTGAAAGACTACACATTCCGGATTCGGGATGAGGGTAATTTCATTGGTCAGGGGCGTAAAACTGTGATTACGTATGCCGATTTGCGGGCATCCTACATGATTCGCCATAACGTATTTCTGGAAGGTCGCTTTCTGTACCGTTTCCAGGATAGCCAGTACCGGCCTGATAGTTATTCCGAGCAGGTGGGTAGTTTTGCACTTCGCTGGAACTTGCCGTACCGAAACTGGGTGTTTTAAGAGTAGGTTGCAAACCATAGAGTTATAACGGCAATCTGCGGTAACTCCCTAACTTTACAGCATTACAACTCTATAATTTTATCAATGCTTGACCTCATTCGTCAGGAACTGACAGAAGCTCAGTCGGTTCTGGATAAATTTCTTGGTAATCCGGATCATCTTTCTGCTATCGAACAGGCTGCTATCCTGATGGCCGATGCCCTTAAAAGTGGTCATAAAATTATCTCTTGCGGGAATGGTGGATCACACTGTGATGCCATGCATTTTGCCGAAGAACTTTCGGGCCGTTATCGAGATAATCGCCGTTCCTTAGCCGCTATCGCTATTTCAGATGTAAGCCATCTTTCCTGCGTAGGGAATGATTATGGCTACGAATTTGTGTTTTCACGTTTTATCGAAGGCTTGGGCAATGAAGGCGATGTGTTGCTTGGCCTAAGTACCAGTGGCAATTCGGGTAACGTGGTTCGTGCTGTTGAGGCTGCCCGGGAGAAGGGGATGAAAGTTATTTTACTGACGGGGAAAGACGGTGGAAAACTTGCCGGAAAAGCCGACGTCGAAATTCGGGTCCCTCACTTCGGTTATGCTGATCGGATTCAGGAGATACACATTAAGGTTATCCACCTGTTTATTTTGCTGATTGAAAAACAGGTCATCTGACCGCGCGGGCGGCCCCGCCGGGATTTTTATGATTTGACTGACCGACTATGATTGATTTGGCTTTCTTCGAAAGCTGAACATAAAAATCATAGTCGGTCAGTTAAACCATAAAAATCCTGGTCAGAACTGCTTCAAATACGACAATTTGCCAATAACATGTTGCTCCTGCTGGCGATCGGTAGCTCGCAAAGAGCCAGCGTAAGTTCCGTTGTTATAAACAATGTACAGGAATGAAAGCGGTTGGAATTCCCACGATAAACGAATATTCCAGACGTTTTTATCGGTATAGGTGTTGCGCTGAAAGAAGCTGATTAACTGTAAACGTGGGTTAACAGCCATCCGACTCTCAATGCTGTGTAAGCCAATCGTACCTGAATAGCCACCTACATTTTTAAAATTATTTAGCTCACTACTCAGCGTAAAGGCCATGTGTGGAATGGGGGCCAGCACAAATGAACCCCGGCCATAATTTAGGTTCCCATCGTAATATCGGCCTGTCTCGCCTGTTAACTGGAAGGATAGCTTCTTGGATGGATCGGTACTAAATATAAGCTGGTAACGAGTGTAATGATATTTGCCGGACGCTATATTCAGTGACAACGGGCGATAGTCCTCATCATCTAATCGCTGAAATGTAGGATTAACAAACAGGCCAAGGTTACCGCCGTTCTGAAAAGTTAACCAAACGGGGTTGAAATTATATTGGGCTTCCTGTAAATAGCCTGTTGATGCCTTGTGATATAACTCCATAAAAGCACCGGGTTCAAAATTACGCACCCATTTCGGGAGCCATTTCCCTCTGTTAACCAAATACATACCCGGTGTGGTGGCAATGACATCATTACGAGAGACAAACCCCATTTCTGGATTGAAACTCTTGGTTACTACCGATTGGGTCCACCAGGCTACTACCTGGTTCGTCCGGTAAAAAAGCTGACTATAAGCCGACATCCCCTGATCGTTGCTGGTTGATCCAAAGGTCCCCATGACCATAGCACTGTAAGCTAAGGTCTGGCTCAGCCGAAAGAAGCCGTCAAGTGCGATAGTCCCATTTTGGCGACCATTCGAGCTATCGGTAGCATGCACGTTTTTAAGCGTTACTAGTCCGCCAATCCGATTCTGACGTCCCACATTTTCGCTATATCGCCCCACAATAAAGTCGGTGGTTGGGCTTCCTGGAATCCCTCGCTGTCTGACAAGCATACCACCGTAATTCCGGTTCAGCGAGCGGTAAACGATACGGGCGCCCGCATCGATCGGGACGGGGGCACTGGTGCCATCGGGGAGCGTGGCTAGACCAATGGTTCGGCTAAAGAAAGGCTGAATAATCATACTTCCGCCTTCGCCCGTGTCTTTATTGCCCGGTAAACCTGCACCAAACAGGCTGGCATTTTCCAGGAAAAACGCTCGCCGTTCTGGAAACAGCACAGAAAAGCGCGTTATGTTATTAACCTGACGATCGACATCGGCTTGTGCAAAATCAGTATTCAGGGTTAAGTCAAGAACAGTATTGGGATTGATGGCCCATTTTAAATCACCCCCAAGTTTAATACCCGCCTTTTGACTATACCCGACTTCGGTTCCATTAAAGCGATCGTCGCTGATTAGCAGATAAGGCTGGATGCGAATATTCGGCGAGGGCGGAGGTGGTTTTAAACCTGTAATTAACCCGGCATAGGCCACCCGGCTGGATGTAAACGCTCTTGGGTAAGGAGACCAGGCCGATAATTCATTCGAATAGCGCCGTCGGCGAAAAAAGTTTATGCCCCACGATTGGGTAGAATCGGCTGAACGGGCGTAACGGAGCGTTTGCCAGGGAATCTGCATCTCTGCTACCCAACCCGAATCGGTACGCGTGGTACGCACTTTCCAGAAACCATCCCAATCGATATCGCTCAGTAAATCATCGAAAGAAAGTAAATCCCGCTGGGTGCCGTACGGATTTGTGGAAAAGGTCATGGCATTCCGCTTGTCGTTGAAGCCATCAATAACTACCCCGAACAGGTCGTGTGCCGTTGCCGAAAAATCGCGCTTGAAATTCGGTGCCCGAAGCCCTTTTCGGCCTAACGAATCATAATTAATAGCTGCCACATAGAGAAAGTGGCGATTATACAAGACCCGTATGTCGGTATCGAAGTTGGCGCGCTTGCCCTGAGCAGGATCGACCTGTATAAAGCGATTTACGGGCTTTGCTCGTTGCCAATCTACTTCGTTCAGGTATCCGTCAATTTTAAGCTTATCGTTTATCTCAACGGCTTTAATGATCTTTCGTTTTG
Proteins encoded in this region:
- the lpcA gene encoding D-sedoheptulose 7-phosphate isomerase; the encoded protein is MLDLIRQELTEAQSVLDKFLGNPDHLSAIEQAAILMADALKSGHKIISCGNGGSHCDAMHFAEELSGRYRDNRRSLAAIAISDVSHLSCVGNDYGYEFVFSRFIEGLGNEGDVLLGLSTSGNSGNVVRAVEAAREKGMKVILLTGKDGGKLAGKADVEIRVPHFGYADRIQEIHIKVIHLFILLIEKQVI
- a CDS encoding DUF5916 domain-containing protein — translated: MLPIFIRQSLFLVFLPVLSFAQTNPVMPTTAQSDVAVPDTIRNSATEQDIQNEQSSSGQAIIFAPSPKRKIIKAVEINDKLKIDGYLNEVDWQRAKPVNRFIQVDPAQGKRANFDTDIRVLYNRHFLYVAAINYDSLGRKGLRAPNFKRDFSATAHDLFGVVIDGFNDKRNAMTFSTNPYGTQRDLLSFDDLLSDIDWDGFWKVRTTRTDSGWVAEMQIPWQTLRYARSADSTQSWGINFFRRRRYSNELSAWSPYPRAFTSSRVAYAGLITGLKPPPPSPNIRIQPYLLISDDRFNGTEVGYSQKAGIKLGGDLKWAINPNTVLDLTLNTDFAQADVDRQVNNITRFSVLFPERRAFFLENASLFGAGLPGNKDTGEGGSMIIQPFFSRTIGLATLPDGTSAPVPIDAGARIVYRSLNRNYGGMLVRQRGIPGSPTTDFIVGRYSENVGRQNRIGGLVTLKNVHATDSSNGRQNGTIALDGFFRLSQTLAYSAMVMGTFGSTSNDQGMSAYSQLFYRTNQVVAWWTQSVVTKSFNPEMGFVSRNDVIATTPGMYLVNRGKWLPKWVRNFEPGAFMELYHKASTGYLQEAQYNFNPVWLTFQNGGNLGLFVNPTFQRLDDEDYRPLSLNIASGKYHYTRYQLIFSTDPSKKLSFQLTGETGRYYDGNLNYGRGSFVLAPIPHMAFTLSSELNNFKNVGGYSGTIGLHSIESRMAVNPRLQLISFFQRNTYTDKNVWNIRLSWEFQPLSFLYIVYNNGTYAGSLRATDRQQEQHVIGKLSYLKQF